One Nocardia iowensis DNA window includes the following coding sequences:
- a CDS encoding esterase/lipase family protein: MRSILRSPRIAVAIMAAAIVGSGLNAAVAIGDPGPVSETHSADTVGYGPVLTDEAAAFAYGLVNPDVAPQGANNWACKPDDAHPRPVVLVHGTWASAFGAYSYMSPQLAKAGYCVFTFNYGRANVAGAGLNQPTIGATGYIEDSAKQLAAFVDRVLAATGTGQVDMIGHSQGGVVARQYLKFEGGADANDPAANKVKKLITYGATNHGTTLSGLGSLLGVFKNTMGLDLSTPTEALIGHAGIQQLIGSPVLTRLNEGGDTMPGIDYTIVADRYDEVSSPFTRTYLTAGPDATVDDVLLQDGCSQDISDHNSMLYSPRAVSIALRALDPVAHPTEVCAANPWLL; the protein is encoded by the coding sequence ATGAGAAGCATCCTCCGTTCGCCGCGCATCGCCGTGGCGATCATGGCAGCCGCGATTGTCGGATCAGGGCTGAATGCCGCGGTGGCCATTGGGGATCCGGGGCCGGTCTCGGAAACGCACTCCGCCGACACCGTCGGGTACGGCCCGGTGCTGACCGACGAGGCCGCGGCCTTCGCCTACGGACTCGTCAATCCGGACGTGGCTCCGCAGGGCGCCAACAACTGGGCGTGCAAGCCCGACGACGCCCACCCGCGCCCGGTTGTGCTGGTGCACGGCACCTGGGCCAGTGCCTTCGGTGCCTACTCCTACATGTCGCCGCAGCTCGCCAAGGCGGGCTATTGCGTTTTCACGTTCAACTACGGACGTGCCAACGTCGCAGGCGCCGGACTGAACCAACCCACGATCGGCGCCACCGGCTACATCGAGGATTCGGCGAAGCAGCTCGCCGCCTTCGTCGATCGGGTGCTCGCCGCCACCGGCACCGGCCAGGTCGACATGATCGGACACTCGCAGGGTGGCGTAGTGGCACGCCAGTACCTGAAGTTCGAGGGCGGCGCGGACGCGAACGATCCCGCGGCGAACAAGGTGAAGAAGCTCATCACCTACGGCGCCACCAATCACGGCACCACGCTCAGCGGTCTCGGCAGCCTGCTCGGCGTCTTCAAGAACACGATGGGACTGGACCTTTCGACGCCCACCGAGGCGCTGATCGGCCACGCGGGTATTCAGCAGCTCATCGGATCGCCGGTGCTGACCAGGCTGAACGAGGGCGGTGACACGATGCCCGGCATCGACTACACCATTGTCGCCGACCGCTACGACGAGGTGTCCAGCCCATTCACCCGCACCTACCTGACGGCAGGCCCCGACGCGACCGTCGACGACGTCCTCCTGCAAGACGGTTGCTCGCAGGACATCTCCGATCACAATTCGATGCTCTACTCCCCCCGCGCGGTCTCCATCGCCCTGCGCGCACTCGACCCGGTCGCACACCCCACCGAAGTCTGCGCCGCCAATCCCTGGCTCCTCTGA
- a CDS encoding beta-N-acetylhexosaminidase, with the protein MPGFDTLLPRPVSVTPLPGVCSWPAELDVRTDPGLPPEGYRLEIAPTGITLTAADLAGRTHAQQTLRQLAGPDAFRAAPIGTSEHTVPCGVVTDHPRFRWRGCLLDVARNFRTKAEVLRFIDLLSVHKLNVLHLHLTDDQGWRIDVPDFPRLTEIASWRRESMVGRHDGPERDGRPHGGFYTTDDLREIVAYAAERSITVVPEIDVPGHARAVIAAYPELGPEPETPWEVWTSWGVSTALLEPTAYTTDFFRRVFDHVLTVFPSPVIGIGGDEVPGATPAHGRLVAELAAYLAERGRRAFGWDEVLDAGALPPMVIGAWRDQAAAARAALAGHDVVLCPEEHVYLDHRQSDHPDEPIPVGYLRTLEDMYRYEPESDEPRVLGVQAQLWSEHLDSVRRVDYAAFPRLCAIAEVAWSPANRDFAEFLPRLRDHHLPRLDALGVEYRPVDGPRPWQTRPDVPPTAHRPTQLKLRR; encoded by the coding sequence ATGCCGGGTTTCGACACGCTGCTCCCCCGTCCGGTCTCGGTGACCCCGCTGCCCGGTGTTTGTTCCTGGCCCGCCGAACTCGACGTCCGCACCGATCCCGGCCTGCCGCCCGAGGGCTATCGGCTGGAGATCGCGCCGACCGGCATTACGCTCACCGCCGCGGATCTCGCGGGCCGGACCCACGCGCAGCAGACACTGCGCCAACTCGCCGGGCCGGACGCCTTCCGTGCCGCACCCATCGGTACGAGCGAGCACACTGTGCCGTGCGGTGTGGTGACGGATCACCCCAGATTCCGTTGGCGCGGTTGCCTGCTCGACGTGGCGCGGAACTTTCGCACCAAGGCTGAGGTCCTCCGATTCATCGATCTGCTGTCGGTGCACAAACTCAATGTGCTGCACCTGCATCTGACCGACGACCAAGGTTGGCGGATCGACGTCCCGGACTTCCCTAGACTGACCGAAATCGCGTCGTGGCGAAGGGAATCGATGGTCGGACGGCACGACGGTCCGGAACGCGACGGTCGCCCGCACGGTGGTTTCTACACCACCGACGACCTGCGTGAGATCGTCGCGTACGCGGCCGAGCGGTCGATCACCGTGGTGCCGGAGATCGATGTCCCCGGCCATGCTCGCGCGGTGATCGCCGCGTATCCCGAGCTCGGACCGGAACCCGAAACGCCTTGGGAGGTATGGACTTCCTGGGGTGTCAGCACCGCGTTGCTGGAGCCGACGGCTTATACGACGGACTTCTTCCGCCGCGTCTTCGATCACGTGTTGACGGTGTTTCCCTCGCCGGTCATCGGTATCGGTGGTGACGAGGTGCCCGGCGCGACTCCGGCGCACGGCCGTCTGGTCGCCGAGCTGGCGGCGTACCTGGCCGAGCGCGGCCGACGGGCGTTCGGCTGGGACGAGGTGCTCGACGCCGGAGCGCTACCGCCGATGGTGATCGGCGCATGGCGCGACCAAGCGGCGGCCGCTCGGGCGGCGCTGGCGGGTCACGATGTCGTGTTGTGCCCGGAAGAACATGTCTACCTGGACCATCGGCAGTCGGATCACCCCGATGAGCCGATCCCGGTCGGCTATCTGCGGACGCTCGAAGACATGTACCGCTACGAGCCCGAGTCGGACGAACCACGCGTCCTCGGTGTCCAAGCGCAGTTGTGGAGTGAGCATCTGGATTCGGTGCGGCGGGTGGACTATGCCGCCTTTCCCCGGCTGTGCGCTATCGCCGAAGTCGCTTGGAGCCCGGCGAATCGGGACTTCGCGGAGTTCCTACCGCGGCTGCGCGACCACCATCTCCCCCGTCTCGACGCGCTCGGCGTCGAATACCGCCCGGTCGATGGGCCGCGTCCCTGGCAAACCCGTCCCGATGTTCCGCCGACGGCACATCGACCGACGCAACTGAAGCTGCGTCGTTAG
- a CDS encoding ribbon-helix-helix protein, CopG family, which produces MGDNNFPSTPRGVDELMDSLVFDDAPVPEADVPPPLTPGEDIMVVRSLRIPLDMDQAIKAEARARGITMSELIRDWLAIELAALADDQPISRADALRALAGVRPIHHRAS; this is translated from the coding sequence ATGGGCGACAACAACTTTCCGTCCACACCCCGGGGCGTGGACGAATTGATGGACAGCCTCGTCTTCGACGACGCACCGGTGCCCGAAGCCGACGTGCCGCCCCCGTTGACGCCCGGCGAGGACATCATGGTGGTGCGGTCCCTGCGCATACCCCTCGACATGGACCAGGCGATCAAGGCCGAAGCTCGAGCCCGGGGCATCACCATGAGCGAACTCATCCGCGACTGGCTCGCTATCGAACTCGCCGCCCTCGCCGACGATCAGCCCATCTCCCGCGCCGACGCGCTGCGCGCCCTCGCCGGTGTACGCCCGATCCACCACCGCGCCAGTTGA
- a CDS encoding TetR/AcrR family transcriptional regulator: protein MPTERRLRRREPVQERSRQRVERILAAALELLTEGGMAAVNTRAVAARAGVSVATLYQFFTNREALLEELALRSTDRLDDEMPDRLAAVTADTIAAAVDQIVELHRIHYRAHPELVALYYARRARGEFADARDHRKRFADMVRRMLIDCGLLPDDLDPLVTELAMELGDRIIEVAYRSMPGGDSAVIAEGKLAIARYLEAHAR, encoded by the coding sequence GTGCCGACCGAACGCCGACTTCGCCGACGCGAGCCCGTTCAGGAACGCAGCCGGCAGCGGGTCGAGCGCATCCTCGCCGCCGCGCTGGAGCTGCTGACTGAGGGTGGCATGGCCGCGGTCAACACCCGTGCGGTAGCGGCGCGCGCGGGCGTCTCAGTTGCCACGCTGTACCAGTTCTTCACCAACAGAGAGGCGTTGCTCGAAGAGTTGGCCCTGCGCAGCACCGACCGGTTGGACGACGAAATGCCGGACCGGTTGGCGGCGGTTACCGCCGACACGATCGCCGCCGCGGTCGACCAGATCGTCGAACTGCATCGAATCCACTACCGCGCACATCCGGAACTGGTAGCGCTGTACTACGCCCGCCGGGCGCGCGGCGAATTCGCCGACGCGCGTGATCATCGAAAGCGGTTCGCGGACATGGTCCGTCGGATGCTCATCGACTGCGGGCTATTGCCGGACGATCTCGATCCGCTGGTCACCGAATTGGCGATGGAACTCGGCGACCGGATCATAGAGGTCGCTTACCGGTCAATGCCCGGTGGCGACAGCGCGGTAATCGCCGAAGGCAAACTGGCCATCGCGCGCTACCTCGAAGCACACGCCCGGTAG
- a CDS encoding carbohydrate ABC transporter permease, translated as MAIQERPVTIPAPRITPKPRRIRRDTVAAWLYLAPAGILLAAVLVYPIYQIVLISFYDYGQAQATGAAPLEFIGFGNYRELLADSQFWIVLANTFGFGAVCVVGGLVVGTALAVLATRVRAVPRMLLFLAALGAWATPAMAGSYVWLFLFDADFGVVNEALSGLGFRSMDGHSWTFGTLSAFGLVAAEVIWCSFPFVMVTMYAGIKAIPEEVLEAAALDGASAWRAARSVILPMLRPLLLIATIQSIIWDFKVFTQIYVMTNGGGVAGRNLVLNVYAYQKAFAGQEYGLGSAIGVLMTLLLLSITGLYVRSQRRSTPWQ; from the coding sequence ATGGCAATTCAGGAACGGCCGGTCACCATCCCGGCACCGCGTATAACACCGAAACCGCGGCGCATCCGCCGGGATACGGTTGCCGCCTGGCTATACCTCGCCCCGGCGGGGATCCTGCTCGCCGCCGTACTGGTCTATCCGATCTACCAGATCGTGCTGATCTCGTTCTACGACTACGGCCAGGCGCAGGCGACGGGCGCCGCGCCATTGGAATTCATCGGCTTCGGCAACTATCGCGAACTCCTCGCCGACAGCCAGTTCTGGATCGTGCTCGCCAACACCTTCGGGTTCGGCGCGGTCTGCGTGGTCGGCGGGCTGGTGGTCGGCACGGCGCTGGCCGTGCTCGCCACTCGGGTCCGCGCGGTGCCGCGAATGCTGCTGTTCCTCGCGGCGCTCGGGGCGTGGGCGACTCCCGCGATGGCGGGTTCCTACGTCTGGCTCTTCCTGTTCGACGCCGACTTCGGTGTCGTCAATGAAGCGCTCTCCGGTCTCGGGTTCCGTTCGATGGACGGCCATTCGTGGACCTTCGGGACCCTCAGCGCGTTCGGACTGGTTGCCGCCGAGGTGATCTGGTGTTCGTTCCCGTTCGTCATGGTGACCATGTACGCGGGCATCAAAGCGATACCGGAGGAAGTGCTGGAGGCCGCGGCACTGGACGGCGCTTCGGCGTGGCGGGCGGCGCGCTCGGTGATCCTGCCGATGCTGCGGCCGCTGCTGCTGATCGCCACAATTCAATCGATCATCTGGGACTTCAAAGTGTTCACCCAGATCTACGTCATGACCAATGGCGGCGGTGTCGCCGGGCGCAACCTGGTGCTGAATGTCTACGCCTATCAAAAGGCCTTCGCCGGGCAGGAATACGGGCTCGGCTCAGCGATCGGAGTGCTGATGACACTGTTGCTGTTGTCGATCACCGGGCTCTATGTCCGGTCCCAGCGCAGGAGCACGCCGTGGCAGTGA
- a CDS encoding phosphotransferase enzyme family protein, producing MVYVDIPLTEDIRAAVAAEWGFKGDGVRLHGGEESAAYRVGEVVVRIGALDRDPAEVEWCNGVAVAAARAVPEAVAPLPRADGSTVEMVAGRPITVWPLIEGQWVSSEDPVQFGEAARLLARVHRALADYRPPSRPARSFLEIGLDGEPSAELPDPELDRWLAEFTRTARPQPLHGDYYEGNLLAHHGHVTAVLDWDEALIGPPEVELASAALEFADELGYDLGHARTFVDAYHAEGGTAEPLDDLALAQLMRHRLRREAVYFGIAVARGVVHDEDDLEYHRDRLAAFHRLRP from the coding sequence GTGGTTTATGTCGACATTCCGCTGACCGAGGACATCCGAGCCGCTGTTGCGGCCGAATGGGGATTCAAGGGCGACGGCGTGCGGTTGCACGGCGGGGAGGAGTCGGCGGCCTACCGGGTCGGTGAGGTGGTGGTGCGGATCGGTGCACTCGACCGGGACCCCGCCGAGGTCGAGTGGTGCAATGGTGTCGCCGTTGCGGCCGCTCGCGCGGTGCCGGAGGCCGTGGCACCGCTGCCGCGTGCGGATGGTTCGACGGTCGAGATGGTCGCGGGGCGCCCGATCACGGTGTGGCCGTTGATCGAAGGACAGTGGGTCAGTAGCGAGGATCCAGTGCAGTTCGGCGAGGCGGCAAGGCTGCTGGCGCGCGTGCACCGCGCGCTGGCCGATTACCGTCCGCCGTCGCGACCCGCGCGGTCGTTCCTGGAGATCGGGCTCGATGGCGAGCCGTCGGCGGAGCTGCCGGATCCCGAGTTGGACCGCTGGTTGGCCGAGTTCACCCGGACGGCCCGCCCGCAGCCACTGCACGGCGACTACTACGAAGGCAACCTGCTCGCTCACCACGGGCACGTCACGGCCGTACTCGACTGGGACGAGGCCCTGATCGGCCCGCCGGAGGTCGAACTGGCCTCGGCCGCCTTGGAATTCGCGGATGAGCTGGGATATGACCTCGGCCACGCGCGAACGTTCGTGGACGCCTACCACGCCGAGGGTGGCACAGCGGAACCCCTGGACGACCTCGCGCTCGCGCAGCTGATGCGACACCGATTGCGCCGGGAGGCAGTGTATTTCGGTATCGCGGTCGCTCGCGGCGTGGTGCACGACGAGGACGACCTCGAATACCACCGCGATCGGCTGGCGGCATTCCACCGGCTCAGGCCCTGA
- a CDS encoding esterase/lipase family protein translates to MRHARLLTAVAAAFALATAPQAHADQLPVRYGNSEMVRIAQTDWDGPVPGANDFGCKPTPEHPKPIILVGSTFLSDAVNWTAIAPYLHNQGYCVFTLDYGRTMYNVAPGLNGMDPIPMSATEVDRFVDQVLDATGTSQVDFVAHSQGGVVTRYYLNELGGVHKADQVVLLSSPYTLTGPPLDLTAIGRSTIPKPLYDAILYNGAVPPLGLGLLDPWSVGKAQVLQPTLRYIQITDAADELGLFGGMRVPDGARNASTHYINDVCPTDLSQHFAQPYSPTAVAMIGNALDARHPVTPPCTIVPLYSF, encoded by the coding sequence ATGAGACACGCACGCTTACTGACCGCGGTTGCCGCCGCATTCGCGCTGGCCACCGCGCCGCAGGCGCACGCCGATCAGCTACCCGTCCGGTATGGCAACAGTGAGATGGTCCGGATCGCCCAAACCGATTGGGATGGGCCGGTTCCCGGCGCAAACGACTTCGGGTGCAAGCCCACGCCGGAACATCCAAAGCCGATCATCCTCGTCGGCTCCACATTCCTTTCGGACGCGGTGAACTGGACCGCGATCGCTCCCTACCTGCACAACCAGGGGTACTGCGTGTTCACCCTCGACTACGGGCGCACGATGTACAACGTCGCGCCAGGGCTCAATGGCATGGACCCGATCCCGATGTCGGCGACCGAGGTCGACCGGTTCGTGGACCAGGTTCTCGATGCGACCGGAACCTCGCAGGTCGACTTCGTCGCGCATTCCCAGGGCGGCGTGGTGACCCGCTACTACCTCAATGAACTCGGCGGTGTACACAAGGCCGATCAGGTGGTCCTGCTTTCCTCGCCGTACACCCTCACCGGCCCGCCGCTCGACCTCACCGCCATCGGCCGCTCGACGATTCCGAAGCCGCTCTACGACGCCATCCTCTACAACGGCGCAGTGCCGCCCCTCGGCCTCGGGTTGCTCGACCCATGGTCGGTGGGCAAGGCCCAAGTGCTGCAACCCACTCTCCGCTACATCCAAATCACCGACGCCGCCGACGAGCTCGGGCTTTTCGGCGGTATGCGGGTACCGGACGGCGCTCGCAACGCCAGCACCCACTACATCAATGACGTCTGCCCGACCGACCTGTCACAGCACTTCGCCCAACCGTACTCACCGACCGCGGTCGCGATGATCGGCAACGCCCTCGACGCGAGACACCCGGTGACACCGCCGTGCACAATCGTCCCGTTGTACTCGTTCTGA
- a CDS encoding carbohydrate ABC transporter permease — protein MAVKPLRRTPRKPGRLVAEMITVVIAGFVAFPLYWMVLSALKPPGEIQSAGPKPWTLTPSLDSFTRVLSMNGFGRFFLNSLLIAVVVVLLSLVLSFLSAVALTRFRFRGRTVLLVMILVAQMVPVEALTIPLFFLMRSIGGTVPALGLNELGSIMLVDLVFSLPLAIWLLRGFVAAVPIELEEAAKLDGASRLRFAWQILLPLVAPGLVSVSVLSFIHAWNDFLFAKTFIISKTENQTLPQAILVFFKPEDTDWGAVMAASTLMTIPALVLFVLVQRKLVSGLGGAVKG, from the coding sequence GTGGCAGTGAAACCGTTGCGCCGCACCCCACGCAAGCCCGGTCGGCTTGTCGCCGAGATGATTACGGTGGTGATCGCGGGGTTCGTCGCCTTCCCGCTGTACTGGATGGTGCTCTCGGCGCTCAAACCGCCGGGCGAGATCCAATCGGCGGGTCCGAAACCGTGGACCCTGACGCCGAGCCTGGACAGCTTCACCCGGGTGCTCTCGATGAACGGTTTCGGCCGGTTCTTCCTCAATAGCTTGCTGATTGCCGTTGTGGTGGTGCTGCTTTCGCTGGTGTTGTCGTTCCTGTCCGCAGTGGCGCTGACCCGGTTCCGGTTCCGTGGCCGGACGGTGCTGCTGGTAATGATCCTGGTTGCCCAGATGGTTCCCGTTGAGGCGCTGACGATTCCGCTGTTCTTCCTGATGCGCTCGATCGGCGGCACCGTCCCGGCGCTCGGTCTGAACGAACTCGGCTCGATCATGCTGGTGGATCTGGTGTTCAGCCTGCCGCTGGCCATCTGGTTGCTGCGCGGGTTCGTCGCAGCGGTGCCGATCGAGCTCGAAGAAGCGGCGAAACTCGATGGTGCGAGCCGTCTTCGGTTCGCGTGGCAGATCCTGCTCCCGCTGGTGGCGCCCGGGCTGGTGTCGGTCAGCGTGCTGTCGTTCATCCACGCGTGGAACGACTTCCTGTTCGCCAAAACGTTCATCATCTCCAAAACCGAGAATCAGACACTGCCGCAGGCGATCCTGGTGTTCTTCAAGCCGGAGGACACCGATTGGGGCGCGGTCATGGCGGCCTCGACATTGATGACCATTCCGGCCCTGGTGCTGTTCGTGCTGGTACAGCGGAAACTGGTCTCCGGGCTCGGCGGGGCGGTGAAGGGCTGA
- a CDS encoding extracellular solute-binding protein, which produces MRRALTFGAALFLLAGCAPVQSGPAGSGGDERTGTVRVWLFDEANRAPKETVVNEAIAEFRATRPNVEVDVQWVPVAGRAEKFAGAFNDPASAPDLAEFGNTDLAGYAVTGAFADLGDDLASWPEGKDIDPSVLETAKSGGKIYGLPWYTGMRALYYRTDVFAELGLRPPATLAELTDTARRIRAKRPDLYGISVGGKYTYAMLPFLWAHGGEIAEYDGTMWNSTVNSDRATEGIIRYAELIHDDICPAAQCADFTGTQSVQAFAGGKAAMTIGGDFSRKAMDQGAVKDKYAVMPLPGTETGSIAPAFAGGNLLGVFRASMRRGLAMDFVELLGSAKYQEKMYLAMGNLPTLSGVQQKLAANDPFLAPFVETLRAGTKFVPSTPAWSKIDSQNVLPTAVQQIATGAKQPSAALAAAAAAMNKAFR; this is translated from the coding sequence GTGCGACGCGCACTCACCTTCGGAGCCGCACTGTTCCTGCTCGCCGGGTGCGCACCGGTGCAATCCGGACCGGCCGGGTCCGGCGGTGATGAGCGGACCGGCACCGTACGGGTCTGGCTTTTCGACGAAGCGAACCGCGCGCCGAAGGAAACCGTGGTCAACGAGGCGATCGCGGAGTTCCGGGCGACTCGGCCGAATGTCGAAGTGGACGTGCAATGGGTGCCCGTCGCCGGCCGCGCGGAGAAGTTCGCGGGCGCCTTCAACGATCCGGCCAGCGCACCGGACCTCGCCGAATTCGGCAATACCGACTTGGCCGGCTACGCCGTCACCGGCGCGTTCGCCGATCTCGGCGACGATCTCGCGTCCTGGCCGGAGGGTAAGGACATCGACCCTTCGGTCCTGGAAACCGCGAAATCCGGCGGCAAGATCTATGGATTGCCCTGGTACACCGGTATGCGCGCGCTGTACTACCGCACCGACGTCTTCGCCGAACTGGGCTTGCGGCCACCGGCCACGCTGGCCGAACTGACCGACACCGCCCGCCGCATCCGCGCGAAACGGCCTGACCTGTACGGCATTTCGGTCGGCGGCAAGTACACCTACGCCATGTTGCCGTTCCTCTGGGCGCACGGCGGCGAGATCGCCGAATACGACGGCACGATGTGGAACTCCACGGTGAACTCGGATCGGGCGACGGAAGGGATCATCCGATACGCCGAGCTGATCCACGACGATATCTGTCCGGCCGCACAGTGCGCCGACTTCACCGGCACCCAGAGCGTGCAAGCGTTCGCGGGCGGCAAGGCCGCGATGACCATCGGCGGCGACTTCAGCCGCAAGGCGATGGATCAGGGTGCGGTCAAGGACAAATACGCGGTGATGCCCCTGCCGGGTACCGAAACAGGTTCGATCGCACCGGCATTCGCGGGCGGAAATCTGCTCGGAGTCTTCCGCGCGAGTATGCGGCGGGGTCTCGCGATGGACTTCGTGGAATTACTCGGTAGCGCGAAGTATCAGGAAAAAATGTACCTGGCGATGGGGAACCTGCCGACGCTGTCCGGTGTGCAGCAGAAGCTCGCGGCGAACGACCCGTTCCTCGCGCCGTTCGTCGAAACGCTCAGGGCCGGGACGAAGTTCGTACCCAGCACACCGGCGTGGTCGAAGATCGACAGCCAGAACGTGCTGCCGACCGCGGTGCAGCAGATCGCCACCGGGGCCAAGCAACCATCGGCGGCGCTCGCCGCGGCAGCCGCCGCGATGAACAAGGCATTCAGGTAG
- a CDS encoding RNA polymerase sigma factor SigF, with product MGTAFAAGSKTTTRQSRTGGDSYDNIEPWFDKLASLPHDDPHRAEVRDEIIHMCLPLAEHIACRYAGRGEEFDDLLQVARVGLLRAINRYDVSRGSPFLSFAVPTIMGEVRRHFRDYTWGVRVPRRDKELHLELGPAIESFAQRTGRTPTAEEIAEALRVCPDDVDRALMAGNAYNSDSIYAAAEDDTGNGAVPLLETLGAVDPSYCQVEDTLTARPLLADLPDEQTRVLVMRFFEWKTQSEIAEILGVSQMQVSRILSTTLLGLREQALAD from the coding sequence ATGGGAACCGCATTCGCAGCGGGCAGCAAAACGACGACACGGCAATCGCGCACCGGTGGTGACAGTTACGACAATATCGAGCCCTGGTTCGACAAGCTGGCTTCGCTACCGCACGACGATCCGCATCGAGCAGAGGTGCGGGACGAGATCATTCATATGTGCTTGCCGTTGGCCGAGCATATCGCGTGCCGATATGCCGGGCGCGGCGAAGAATTCGACGATCTGCTGCAAGTCGCGCGAGTGGGACTGTTGCGCGCGATCAACCGATACGACGTCTCCCGCGGCTCGCCGTTCCTTTCCTTCGCGGTGCCGACCATCATGGGCGAGGTGCGCAGGCATTTCCGGGACTACACCTGGGGTGTGCGGGTGCCACGGCGGGACAAGGAGTTGCATCTCGAACTCGGGCCCGCCATCGAATCGTTTGCCCAGCGCACCGGCCGGACACCAACGGCCGAGGAAATCGCCGAGGCGCTGCGGGTGTGTCCGGACGATGTCGATCGGGCACTGATGGCAGGCAACGCCTACAACTCCGACTCGATCTACGCGGCCGCCGAGGACGACACCGGAAATGGGGCGGTGCCACTGCTCGAAACCCTAGGGGCCGTCGACCCGTCCTACTGTCAGGTGGAGGACACCCTCACCGCGCGGCCGCTGCTCGCCGACTTACCCGACGAGCAGACCCGCGTCCTCGTCATGCGATTCTTCGAATGGAAGACCCAATCCGAGATCGCGGAAATCCTCGGTGTCTCGCAGATGCAGGTCTCCAGAATTCTGTCGACGACCCTACTGGGATTGCGCGAGCAGGCGCTCGCCGACTGA
- a CDS encoding arginase family protein, with protein sequence MRTFRLASPSEQECEGHPLLTVIGAPFNSAGTTGGVAKAPAGLRAAGLLDALRAHRGDVRDIGDVDVGTPSPSRDPESGLLAQESLTATTTSVRSAVAASIEAGEFPLVLGGDCPVLLGALRGAQDVLDDVALVFVDGHEDAWPPKRSTTGEAADCELGLALAGTDARLPPELADQLPALDPTRVVALGPRDAAELQADGVPSLASTIALLTDRDLHEKAAVPTEIAVGRFRRRGSAWWLHVDLDVLSTAAMPAVDYPQPGGLDWSDLTAITDAAIQPGCVGMTLTIYNPDLDSDRRHAHRIVDYLAESLSGTPESADR encoded by the coding sequence GTGCGAACCTTCCGCTTGGCCTCGCCGAGCGAGCAGGAATGCGAGGGCCACCCACTGCTGACCGTGATCGGCGCACCGTTCAACTCCGCCGGGACAACCGGCGGGGTGGCGAAGGCGCCAGCTGGACTGCGCGCAGCCGGCCTCCTCGACGCGCTTCGCGCCCACCGTGGCGACGTACGCGATATCGGCGACGTCGATGTCGGCACGCCCAGTCCATCGCGCGACCCGGAGAGCGGGCTACTGGCGCAGGAATCCCTCACCGCGACAACCACATCCGTCCGCTCTGCGGTCGCGGCGAGCATCGAGGCGGGGGAGTTCCCCCTGGTGCTCGGTGGTGACTGCCCCGTGCTGTTGGGTGCCTTGCGCGGCGCCCAAGACGTGCTCGATGACGTCGCGCTGGTCTTCGTGGACGGGCACGAGGACGCCTGGCCGCCGAAGCGAAGCACCACCGGCGAAGCGGCGGACTGTGAACTCGGCCTCGCGCTGGCCGGTACCGACGCTCGGCTTCCTCCTGAGCTGGCCGATCAACTGCCCGCCCTCGACCCGACCCGGGTCGTCGCCCTTGGCCCACGCGACGCGGCCGAGTTGCAGGCGGACGGAGTGCCTTCGCTCGCCTCGACCATCGCCCTGCTCACCGACCGCGATCTGCACGAAAAAGCTGCCGTACCAACGGAAATCGCCGTAGGCCGGTTCCGTCGCCGAGGCTCTGCCTGGTGGCTGCATGTCGACCTGGACGTGCTGTCGACCGCCGCGATGCCTGCCGTGGACTATCCGCAACCGGGCGGTCTCGACTGGTCGGACCTCACGGCCATAACCGACGCCGCCATCCAACCCGGTTGTGTCGGAATGACATTGACCATCTACAACCCCGATCTCGACAGCGACCGGCGCCATGCTCACCGCATCGTCGACTATCTCGCGGAATCCCTGTCCGGCACTCCGGAGTCCGCTGATAGGTGA